A stretch of the Papaver somniferum cultivar HN1 chromosome 6, ASM357369v1, whole genome shotgun sequence genome encodes the following:
- the LOC113287144 gene encoding monooxygenase 2-like, producing MENVVMREEVVIVGGGVAGLATALALKRVGVKSLVLERANELRITGGSLTLSSNAWIALEALGVAHKLTAVYKPFKRGEVTNFANGVTQEILFTTDEGDEWLTRGPRSVHRRALLEALSEELPADTIRYSSRLRSIEKAETRNGADSYGVIIHLEDGTNIHTKVLIGCDGVHSVVAKWLGLKTPVSSGRYAVRGLGVFPEGHGLKHEVQQFVAEGRRFGILPNTNTDVFWFMTYPSTPSAEEEMAKGDPKIIQETMLERVPDSAQVVKDVIQHAYMPSLSWGPLQFRYPWDLLFGKVSNGTVTVAGDAMHPMTPDLGQGGCSALEDAVVLGRHIGNSYIRNGGMLSQEDLEVEIGMYVKERRYRTAGLITGSYISGWVQQGGGVGVISSLRVVGWMTKLLRDTVFYKIAFRRLVSLIQYDCGKLPTGSTSYGN from the exons ATGGAAAACGTTGTGATGAGAGAAGAAGTAGTGATAGTTGGAGGAGGGGTTGCAGGATTAGCAACAGCCTTAGCACTCAAGAGAGTTGGAGTGAAGAGTTTAGTGTTAGAAAGAGCTAATGAGCTTAGAATCACCGGTGGTTCTTTAACTCTTTCCTCAAATGCTTGGATTGCTCTTGAAGCACTTGGTGTTGCTCACAAACTTACTGCCGTCTACAAACCTTTCAAAAG GGGAGAAGTTACTAATTTTGCAAATGGAGTTACCCAGGAGATTCTGTTTACAACTGATGAAGG GGATGAGTGGTTGACAAGAGGACCTAGGTCTGTGCATAGGAGAGCCTTACTTGAAGCTCTGTCAGAAGAACTACCAGCTGATACAATCCGTTACTCGTCCAGGCTTCGCTCAATCGAAAAAGCGGAAACACGTAACGGTGCAGATTCGTACGGGGTGATTATTCATTTGGAAGATGGGACTAATATCCATACCAAG GTTTTGATAGGGTGTGATGGTGTCCATTCTGTGGTGGCAAAGTGGTTGGGGCTTAAAACACCGGTCTCTTCAGGTCGATATGCCGTGCGTGGATTAGGAGTGTTTCCTGAAGGTCATGGATTGAAACATGAAGTTCAGCAATTTGTTGCAGAAGGCCGAAGATTCGGTATCTTGCCAAATACCAACACTGACGTTTTCTGGTTCATGACTTATCCATCCACCCCCAGTGCAG AGGAAGAGATGGCTAAAGGAGACCCAAAGATCATACAAGAGACAATGTTAGAGAGAGTGCCTGATTCTGCACAAGTAGTCAAAGATGTGATACAACATGCTTATATGCCAAGTCTATCATGGGGACCCCTGCAGTTTAGATACCCATGGGATCTTCTTTTCGGTAAGGTATCCAACGGCACAGTAACTGTTGCAGGTGATGCAATGCACCCAATGACACCAGACCTCGGTCAAGGTGGTTGCTCGGCATTAGAGGACGCAGTGGTGTTGGGACGCCATATAGGGAATTCGTATATCAGAAATGGTGGAATGCTATCACAAGAGGACTTGGAGGTTGAGATAGGAATGTATGTTAAGGAGAGAAGATATAGAACTGCTGGTTTGATTACTGGTTCATACATTTCTGGTTGGGTTCAACAAGGTGGTGGAGTTGGTGTAATTTCATCATTAAGAGTTGTAGGATGGATGACAAAGCTTCTTCGAGATACGGTATTTTATAAGATAGCCTTCCGCCGGCTAGTCAGTTTGATACAGTATGATTGTGGAAAGTTACCTACCGGATCTACTTCCTATGGAAATTGA
- the LOC113287147 gene encoding tropinone reductase homolog isoform X1, translating to MTSSNTVISGRWSLKGMTALVTGGTRGIGHAIVEELAELGATVHTTARNEDGIKNCLKDWQEKGYKVTASVCDVSVPAERKKLIETVSGVVDAKLDILVNNVGTGVFKESVDYTDEDHTRTFATTFDSGYGLSILAHPLLKASGSGSIVFISSVAGVVAIPLLSNYSAFKGAINQVTKNFACEWAKDKIRVNCVAPWVIRTPKLQTIKFNKLYLFDGWSSGEPWRHGIDTNLVFVPFTGEILCNLI from the exons ATGACAAGCAGTAACACAGTTATCTCAGGGAGATGGTCTCTCAAGGGAATGACTGCTCTTGTGACTGGCGGTACCAGAGGGATTGGACATGCCATAGTAGAGGAGTTAGCTGAACTAGGAGCAACAGTTCACACTACGGCTAGGAACGAAGACGGTATCAAAAACTGCTTGAAAGATTGGCAGGAAAAAGGTTATAAAGTTACCGCTTCAGTCTGTGATGTTTCAGTTCCGGCTGAAAGAAAGAAACTAATAGAAACTGTATCCGGTGTAGTTGATGCCAAGCTCGATATACTT GTGAACAATGTTGGGACAGGTGTGTTCAAAGAAAGCGTGGATTACACCGATGAGGATCATACTAGAACCTTTGCAACTACGTTTGATTCTGGTTATGGTCTATCAATACTTGCACACCCTTTGTTAAAAGCATCTGGTTCGGGGAGTATAGTTTTCATTTCCTCTGTTGCTGGAGTCGTCGCTATACCGTTGCTTTCAAACTATTCAGCTTTTAAAG GAGCGATCAATCAAGTAACCAAGAATTTCGCCTGCGAGTGGGCCAAAGACAAGATTCGAGTCAACTGTGTTGCACCATGGGTTATCAGAACCCCTAAGCTCCAAACG ATCAAATTCAACAAGCTATACCTGTTCGATGGGTGGAGTTCTGGTGAGCCATGGCGCCACGGAATTGACACGAATCTTGTCTTTGTCCCATTCACAGGCGAAATTCTTTGTAATTTGATTTAG
- the LOC113287147 gene encoding tropinone reductase homolog isoform X4, translating into MTSSNTVISGRWSLKGMTALVTGGTRGIGHAIVEELAELGATVHTTARNEDGIKNCLKDWQEKGYKVTASVCDVSVPAERKKLIETVSGVVDAKLDILVNNVGTGVFKESVDYTDEDHTRTFATTFDSGYGLSILAHPLLKASGSGSIVFISSVAGVVAIPLLSNYSAFKGAINQVTKNFACEWAKDKIRVNCVAPWVIRTPKLQTSMYK; encoded by the exons ATGACAAGCAGTAACACAGTTATCTCAGGGAGATGGTCTCTCAAGGGAATGACTGCTCTTGTGACTGGCGGTACCAGAGGGATTGGACATGCCATAGTAGAGGAGTTAGCTGAACTAGGAGCAACAGTTCACACTACGGCTAGGAACGAAGACGGTATCAAAAACTGCTTGAAAGATTGGCAGGAAAAAGGTTATAAAGTTACCGCTTCAGTCTGTGATGTTTCAGTTCCGGCTGAAAGAAAGAAACTAATAGAAACTGTATCCGGTGTAGTTGATGCCAAGCTCGATATACTT GTGAACAATGTTGGGACAGGTGTGTTCAAAGAAAGCGTGGATTACACCGATGAGGATCATACTAGAACCTTTGCAACTACGTTTGATTCTGGTTATGGTCTATCAATACTTGCACACCCTTTGTTAAAAGCATCTGGTTCGGGGAGTATAGTTTTCATTTCCTCTGTTGCTGGAGTCGTCGCTATACCGTTGCTTTCAAACTATTCAGCTTTTAAAG GAGCGATCAATCAAGTAACCAAGAATTTCGCCTGCGAGTGGGCCAAAGACAAGATTCGAGTCAACTGTGTTGCACCATGGGTTATCAGAACCCCTAAGCTCCAAACG TCCATGTACAAGTAG
- the LOC113287147 gene encoding tropinone reductase homolog isoform X3, with the protein MTSSNTVISGRWSLKGMTALVTGGTRGIGHAIVEELAELGATVHTTARNEDGIKNCLKDWQEKGYKVTASVCDVSVPAERKKLIETVSGVVDAKLDILVNNVGTGVFKESVDYTDEDHTRTFATTFDSGYGLSILAHPLLKASGSGSIVFISSVAGVVAIPLLSNYSAFKGAINQVTKNFACEWAKDKIRVNCVAPWVIRTPKLQTAKFFVI; encoded by the exons ATGACAAGCAGTAACACAGTTATCTCAGGGAGATGGTCTCTCAAGGGAATGACTGCTCTTGTGACTGGCGGTACCAGAGGGATTGGACATGCCATAGTAGAGGAGTTAGCTGAACTAGGAGCAACAGTTCACACTACGGCTAGGAACGAAGACGGTATCAAAAACTGCTTGAAAGATTGGCAGGAAAAAGGTTATAAAGTTACCGCTTCAGTCTGTGATGTTTCAGTTCCGGCTGAAAGAAAGAAACTAATAGAAACTGTATCCGGTGTAGTTGATGCCAAGCTCGATATACTT GTGAACAATGTTGGGACAGGTGTGTTCAAAGAAAGCGTGGATTACACCGATGAGGATCATACTAGAACCTTTGCAACTACGTTTGATTCTGGTTATGGTCTATCAATACTTGCACACCCTTTGTTAAAAGCATCTGGTTCGGGGAGTATAGTTTTCATTTCCTCTGTTGCTGGAGTCGTCGCTATACCGTTGCTTTCAAACTATTCAGCTTTTAAAG GAGCGATCAATCAAGTAACCAAGAATTTCGCCTGCGAGTGGGCCAAAGACAAGATTCGAGTCAACTGTGTTGCACCATGGGTTATCAGAACCCCTAAGCTCCAAACG GCGAAATTCTTTGTAATTTGA
- the LOC113287147 gene encoding tropinone reductase homolog isoform X2 produces MTSSNTVISGRWSLKGMTALVTGGTRGIGHAIVEELAELGATVHTTARNEDGIKNCLKDWQEKGYKVTASVCDVSVPAERKKLIETVSGVVDAKLDILVNNVGTGVFKESVDYTDEDHTRTFATTFDSGYGLSILAHPLLKASGSGSIVFISSVAGVVAIPLLSNYSAFKGAINQVTKNFACEWAKDKIRVNCVAPWVIRTPKLQTVKQRLRQQRK; encoded by the exons ATGACAAGCAGTAACACAGTTATCTCAGGGAGATGGTCTCTCAAGGGAATGACTGCTCTTGTGACTGGCGGTACCAGAGGGATTGGACATGCCATAGTAGAGGAGTTAGCTGAACTAGGAGCAACAGTTCACACTACGGCTAGGAACGAAGACGGTATCAAAAACTGCTTGAAAGATTGGCAGGAAAAAGGTTATAAAGTTACCGCTTCAGTCTGTGATGTTTCAGTTCCGGCTGAAAGAAAGAAACTAATAGAAACTGTATCCGGTGTAGTTGATGCCAAGCTCGATATACTT GTGAACAATGTTGGGACAGGTGTGTTCAAAGAAAGCGTGGATTACACCGATGAGGATCATACTAGAACCTTTGCAACTACGTTTGATTCTGGTTATGGTCTATCAATACTTGCACACCCTTTGTTAAAAGCATCTGGTTCGGGGAGTATAGTTTTCATTTCCTCTGTTGCTGGAGTCGTCGCTATACCGTTGCTTTCAAACTATTCAGCTTTTAAAG GAGCGATCAATCAAGTAACCAAGAATTTCGCCTGCGAGTGGGCCAAAGACAAGATTCGAGTCAACTGTGTTGCACCATGGGTTATCAGAACCCCTAAGCTCCAAACG GTAAAGCAACGACTCCGGCAACAGAGGAAATGA
- the LOC113287147 gene encoding tropinone reductase homolog At5g06060-like isoform X5: MTSSNTVISGRWSLKGMTALVTGGTRGIGHAIVEELAELGATVHTTARNEDGIKNCLKDWQEKGYKVTASVCDVSVPAERKKLIETVSGVVDAKLDILVNNVGTGVFKESVDYTDEDHTRTFATTFDSGYGLSILAHPLLKASGSGSIVFISSVAGVVAIPLLSNYSAFKGAINQVTKNFACEWAKDKIRVNCVAPWVIRTPKLQTMLEDKEHVESLISRTPIRRIGEPEDVSSLVAFLCLPAASYITGQVICVDGGFSVNGFHPLHD, translated from the exons ATGACAAGCAGTAACACAGTTATCTCAGGGAGATGGTCTCTCAAGGGAATGACTGCTCTTGTGACTGGCGGTACCAGAGGGATTGGACATGCCATAGTAGAGGAGTTAGCTGAACTAGGAGCAACAGTTCACACTACGGCTAGGAACGAAGACGGTATCAAAAACTGCTTGAAAGATTGGCAGGAAAAAGGTTATAAAGTTACCGCTTCAGTCTGTGATGTTTCAGTTCCGGCTGAAAGAAAGAAACTAATAGAAACTGTATCCGGTGTAGTTGATGCCAAGCTCGATATACTT GTGAACAATGTTGGGACAGGTGTGTTCAAAGAAAGCGTGGATTACACCGATGAGGATCATACTAGAACCTTTGCAACTACGTTTGATTCTGGTTATGGTCTATCAATACTTGCACACCCTTTGTTAAAAGCATCTGGTTCGGGGAGTATAGTTTTCATTTCCTCTGTTGCTGGAGTCGTCGCTATACCGTTGCTTTCAAACTATTCAGCTTTTAAAG GAGCGATCAATCAAGTAACCAAGAATTTCGCCTGCGAGTGGGCCAAAGACAAGATTCGAGTCAACTGTGTTGCACCATGGGTTATCAGAACCCCTAAGCTCCAAACG ATGCTGGAAGACAAGGAGCATGTAGAAAGCTTAATCTCACGAACCCCAATCCGTCGTATAGGAGAACCAGAGGATGTTTCATCTCTGGTTGCTTTCCTATGCCTCCCAGCTGCTTCTTACATCACTGGCCAAGTTATTTGTGTAGATGGCGGATTTTCGGTCAATGGTTTCCATCCACTGCATGACTAG